CTGGCTGTTCTGAGCTGTCAGATGCTTATTTAAAGCAGCATCATCAGATTTTCTGCCATGTGCTAATTACTTTAGGGGGATATCATGTGCTTCCCCGGAAAGACGTTCTCACCGGTTTCACACCGCGGTTTTATTTTAagtctatttattttttctttttagctgaCAGTCAGATGTGTTGATGCAGCTGCTGCCAGCACAGCACCTCTGTGTTAAATCCAACCAGATCACGATGTTCTGCTCCGGCAGACCACGCTTCATGTGTCAGCACAtgagagggggagaaagagagggtgagATGAGGGGAGACACCGGTGTCTGCCTCGATCTCCTTTACAATAAATATCCCCATTATTCAGAGCAAGCTGTGCAGCACTGACACTGTTTTAGTAATAACAGCTTATTTTTCTTTACACCAACTCTCCACTCGGCTAAAAGAGTCTTAAGAGAACGTTTAAAATGGTTGTTTTGATGCTGATCGGGACCGAAAACAAGTCAAGAATATATTTTTGAACAAGTATCTAATCTCTGGATATTCTATaatcaactgtaagtgatgttattacaaagtggaagagtttaggaacaacagcgacgcagccatgaagcagaagaccaggtAAAATCACAGTGCAAGGCCAACTACTAAGGTGCCAACAGTCCGCTGATTCCAGGAGTCTGAACTTTCAcaggcattaatgtaagcacataAACAGGCCCACAGTCGGGGGGATGGCTTGAGAAGCCTGaaatgaaaagtgatttttttctttttatcttttgtttttgcttatTTAGTGTTGTTATTAAATAAAAACCAGCTGAAAGAACTGGTcgacagactgaaatttgtatcaaacagcttaaaaaaaatactgtggaCACCTGTGCATGTGAGTGAGAAAATCAGTgaaagagagcaagatgagaagTAGGAAAAGAAGGCAGGAGAAGCAAAAGATGAACTGGAGAAGAAAGcaaggacagagagcaagatgaggatgatggaacAGAAGAaggcagggatagagagcaagatgagggcCAACTTTTTCCTAAACAGGCACTTAGGGGGCTGAACTTTCACATAAACTAAAGAAACGTTCAAAATAGTCgaacatatttttgtaaatatttttttattttctttcaaatgaaCTTAATTTTTTACCTCCAGCGGTGAGATCAGGCCCTATATCGCAgacagccacaagggggcggcTGAGATAATTTAGCTTTATTCTGTGGCTGTTGTGTCTGTCACTTGGTTTGATGCTAATCTGCTGCgcagttttaaatgaaaaacccAAGCAGGAAAATTGCACTCCCAAAACACCTTAAGCCAAAAGTTTCCATagaaagcagcatttttttttttaatcaagaatcaacaacaaaaaaaaaagaaaatctgattGTTTTACTCTCTattctcatttttgttttttattatttattcccatttctgaaattttttattcttttttcccccatttttatatttttattctttattcccatttttgtattatttattcccatttctgaatttttataatttcttcctcatgtttatatttttattctttattccagtttcaatgtttttattttttattcctattccaatgttttggatttttattcccaattgtgtatttttattctttattccaattttatatttttatcattcatttccattttaatgtctttattctatggctgtcaaagttaacgcgttaaaatcgcgttaactcaaattcCTTTTAACGCCGCTAAATTAACGCATACGCGTtgtatgaccctcgacccatcccgtagtttgccagaccaggaagtggcACCATCGTGATGcggtacaagcgagcagaaatggataaaggacagagacttttgaatgacaggttcagctttcagatcatgtcagataagactgaagttattttctcctactgtcggTGTGCTGACGCACTTATGGGCCAGcgtgatttattcatttatttaggctattatatctgccatgaaccaGCACTACAGCTGCgctattgactgttgactggtccgatcacgtctcctaaaggtccgctcCCATCCTCAcacagctcctgcttgaaagtgaaagtattcggaaaaaaaacgaaacttactaaaacgatcaactggaactgtgaataaacgccaaatttaaataacagtcaatcaagatgctgcaaaactgtcaaagactctgcagtccctgtaGGAGACTGTCTGATGCATGGTGAATGTagagctgcatcatgaggaggaggagcagaggctggtgtgtgacaggagagcagaggttagtgaatgagctctgtagagtatcataatataagctgaaagcattattagactctGGGTCTCCTTTActtaggaagaaaaaatggttttagattaaatctgtagctcttctatgatctgaagaatgaagagatggttaagtcctcttagtacaccttaaaagttctccactgagacttcttttactttgtgtgttcatgagttttgaaaagaggcttcacatgtgtgtttattgacatcattccagtaaatctactggactgatgacagtcatttcttactgtcagcatttattttacatttggactacattttttagtttgaaagtaaaaatatgataaataatagcagacaatttttaagtaattacttgctttttctcttgagcagggcagatgtgtccaccttactcacatcagaacagtgaaacaccattagatgtgtctgtgccttactgctgagctctcagcagagacttgacttctttatgtccatgtgtgatgatgagatctgttgtttgtgttcagctgctgagaacagaggagttaacttctagaagtctaaaggttgactctacattgtggtgttattcagtaatgttacattaaggtcagtatctccatctgttgtggctcgagtttaccatgttatgctctcagcatatttttgcagcgttcagtatctttgagctcagactagagaattttctggactttatctgttgttttggttgttgacatgaacaaacatttgcataaagaaagcatttttgccCACTTGTGTTGAtgagggtatttaaatcttgagaaatagtactgtaaggtacatttagaacagacaaaaaagtgtgattaatttgcgattatTGGCAAGTTAACaatggaatttgtgagattaatcgcgatttaaaaattttaatctattgacagcccaactttattctttaattttcacattttaatcctttttccatctttatttttatttcaatgttttagtttttcacttgcatttttatatttcattcttTGTTTATATTTCAATGTTATCATTCCTTAATCCCATTTAATTTCAAttctttattcccatttttattttttcatccttttgtcctatttttatatttctattgTTCATTCCATTTCTATCAAGAATTGACTGataaatacatgtttatatTTGCTTATAATGGCTTAAAGGTGTATTTCTAAAAAAGGAATCATAAAGTAATTCCTGATTAAATTGTTTCAGTCTCAGTTGTCTTAATAGCTGTAGAGagtttcataaaaaataaaatatatattttttaaaaaccttccAAAAATACATTGACCCTTTGCCTCTAgaatttttcctctgcacatatGTTGAATTTAATCAGGTTTGGGGCTGGATCAGAAGATATGGGGGGGACTGATGTGACCCCAgtgctgccagttgatgatcactgactTATGGTatcaataaaacacagagtttaagaaaaagcttttatttaattctaaacatattttttattttgttttagccCAATTTTCCATACTGCTTTTGTTTAAATATATTGAAATATAAAGCCTTTTTACTGCAGCAGGAAGACCAGggttagaaataaaacaactaCTGAATTATTTACATGCACAAGCTTATTGTAGCACACAGGAAGTTTCTGTAATTTCTATACACTTGTTTGTGTTCTTCAAAAAAAAGTTGCTATGCTGTTCAAAATTCCAGAtttacaaaaatgtgcataaatgaaTGATTACTTAGCTCATCAATTGTTACTCTTACAAGTCAGAGGGCAGCAGTCGGACGCTGATGGCTATGGTACCAAAGTGATAACGCCATTGTGACCTTATCTCCTGCCGACACTCTCAGCCCAGGACAGGGAGCGGTCCCATGGGTGTCATAACTCAGCACTTCTAACAAACATACAAACTCTCCAGTCCATCCATTCACACTACAGCTTAGTGTCACATTGGAGGAGTCTGAACTGTTACACTTCAGAGAATAATGGCCAGCCAGCCAGCGATCATTGCCATGCCACCCATGGGAGCCACTTTGCGTAGGCCGGGATCCCCCGTCAGGGCCTGGTGGTACAGAGAGCCGCAGAACATCCCCATGCCTGCTATCAGGAGGGCTCCAGCCTGTTCAGAGAGCACACAGAGGAGACGCCAGACATTTATATTCATCACCCAAGAATGATGTGTGTAACGTTACACTAGAACAGTGAGACCATCTCTTTCAGGCCCTTAGACAGccacagttccaaaaaagttgggacactgtgtaaaatgtaaatgaaagaatgccaagatttgaaaataatttaaacccatattttattcccaataaaaacatatcagattttgaaactgagacattttaacatttcatgaaaaatattagtgcatttgaatttgatggcagcaacacacctCAGAAGAGAAGAATTGGAGCAGCAAAaggatggaaaagtaaatgaagGTAAGGTCAGTAATGGATCTTGGGCTCTCAGGTGGTACTGCGTTAAatacaggcatgattctgtactgaaaatcactgcatgggctcaggaacactcaGACAAATCAccatctgtcaacacagttaaCCTGGCTGCCCACAAAAGCAAATATCATGCAAAGAAGCTGCCATATATATTCCAAAAATGCAGCTGTCTTCcatggaccaaagctcattcaaacggactgagacaaaatgaataacttttctgtggtcagataaataaaaatctaagatCCTTTTTGATGGATGttatgtcctgcagactaaagaggagagggaaaatccagcttgttatcagtccACAGTtataaagcctgcatctctgatggtttggggttgcattagtgtctaatGCAGTGTTACTGttgcttttagccaattttagtcacttttcacttgtttttttgccacatctttgacgcttttttaccattattgccactaataagccattttttgtcacatctcacccatttctgccactttgtcTCCAcatcttttgtctcttttcacccAGTCTCTGCAATTTTCTGCCtatttgaccccttttcacccatttttgtccactttctTGGcagctttttcacctattttgctagcttcaacttatttttattgccactttcacccacctttcaccacttagattgtggctcttgcaaagatgtttttcaacaatttggctcttcagttgagcagggttgagtaacactgctatacagaattagaaaaaaaataatataggAGCAAGTGTTTGATCTGAGCAGCAGATCTTATTTCTGTCCAGTAGAGTAGCCATGCTACTGCGCAGATATTGCATGCAGTCCCTGGCTTCAGCAGAAGTATCCAAAGTTAGAAATTGCAGAGTAATAATGCTGAGCTTGTccttttaaaaatccttaaCTCCATGCAGTGCCCAGGAGGTCCTGATCCATCACAGTCACTTACTATGCTATCCATGTGGCTTGTTGATTTTCAATGAGATGTGTAGTGGTTAATGACCCTTAAAGGCCTCTCTGCCTGAAGGTTTCACATTTGTCGGACATATTGGTTACAGTACTGTGATAAAAACcaggacacacacagacatactgTACTGCTATTGTACTGGCTCGTTTCCAGGTGGATCATGTTAGAGCCCACTCAAGTGCCTCTAGCTCTAAGTGTTGGTATTAAGCTCTCGTACTCACCACCGCAGGTTTACCGGAGTGGGCAGCTCCCAGCAGGGCCAGGCTGTGGTAGAAATGGTACTTGTTGGCAGTTTCAAACAGCTGGAGAGGAAAAGGCATAGAGAAATGTCAGCACTCTTGAGTCTTTTTTCTCTCAGTGAATCgattattttctaaaatcttGAAGGCTACAGCTAAATTGGACAGCAATATACTGAGGTATGATACGAGGGTAAAGCACTCATCATTCAAGTAAATCACAAAGGTGCGTGTTTTCCTAAAGGGTGAATCATAATCAAAGGCAAAAAGTACTTTGATGTGCCCTATTTTTAGTGAATTTTATACACATTTAGCTtcgaaaaatggtgaaaagatgTGCATCGGTTAAATTCACCGCTGATACAAGGTATTCTGAGAGGTTAAGGCATGAAGAGTGCTACTCCATTCCCTAAGGGCTTCTTACATGTGGGCggttatttttgaaaatggaggTTCATCTCTGGGTCATAAccttccacacacacaaacagcgaTCTAGGTCACTGAAAATGCACCTTTATGAAAACCCTGGGTGAAGATTTTTAGATACTCTGTTTATTCAACAGGACTCTGGGCCAGTGAGAAACAGTCcggttctttttctccttagcccaggtgagacatGGATGACGTTTTCTGTGGGTCAGGAGTGGATCAACACTACAAACATGACACTTGTAGCACTTGTACTATCAACATAAAAAATTCTTGCCAATATTTGAcataccaatatttacaaagtaaTTTTAGCTGATGTCAATATTTAAAAGCAGATCAGACTTAAAAagtcagtccttaaaacacacaatcttAAGTTTAAGAtgaacaaaacaacacatttcagtccttaaaacacactttaaagcagtgatgCCCAACATGTggttcttttatgtcttaatttgaaacataaTTCCCcctgaaaaccttaaataaagggaaactgtgacctcagaaattatccattgcaagtcacattaatcagtttgtttcccacgcttgtacagttggctttaactgtcaacttttaaatttgtctgtatatttccattgcccttattctcagctttttgccacttttaatcaattatttACTGCCTTAAGCCCAcctttgtcacttctttttgccactttttgcccagtttttgaatcttttatcctgttatttttacaatttgcaatattttccccatttttgccacttttcacccatttaagctgccttttgccattaaatgcctctttttttcccagatttttgccactctttgctgccattagtcactttccactcatttctTTGCCAtggttttaccactttttgaccatttttgccacctgtaactcattttttgtcacttctcacccaaattttgccactttttgctcttttttgccactttttcgccactttttctccacatttttgtcacttttcacccagtatATGGCATTTTATGCCCtacttttcctcttttcatccctctttgctgctttttgaccattttgccccctttaacttgtttttattgctactttcaCCCATTTGGCTACTTTTTAACAGATAGTGGCTCTTGCAAAGctatttttcaggaatttggctctttggttgagcagggttgagtaacgctgctttaaaGTGTAGGGAATGGGAATGAACTCTACAGCTTTTGTACAGTCattttttacagcagatataggccaacattttcAGGTAATATATCTGTTCTGTAATTAAATttttaatatctgctgatacataTATCAAGCggataatattgtgcatttcTTCATGGTTCCTATCAGcagttttcatgaaaatactgtTTTCTTACCACCATCTGGTAGTCATCAGGGTCGCTGTTTTTGAAACCTGAAACAAAAATAAGGGCAAAAGTTTGAAGATGTTGCACGATTCTGTtggaacacaaaaaaacacttgatgCTAACTAAAAGGCCACCAAGCAAATCATGTCCCTTATATCATAAGGGCTCATGTCATTTCAGACTTGAGACATTATTTGTGGAGACTGGCTgtgctttaaaccagtggttctcaaccttggggtcgggatcCCCtttggggttgcgagacactaagagggggtctctagatgcctttaaaaacagtaagaatattttttttaaattacactgctgcaactttacactaattttaccaaatgttaacccttttttatcaatttttaacaGCAATTCTAGCACattcttttgccacttaaaaccctgtccatcacttttttgccaattcttgccactttctgccaatcattgcctctgctgacccattattgcctctatcgaccacattttacacccctttttgcccattttaaccaaagtttACTCATGTtcgccagtttatatcaatttttcatcccattccactaaatttccacctatttctGTACTTTacagccatttcagccacttttaaattaCCTTTAAGCGATTTTTGTGCCTGTTGTTGTCAATCTAACCCTCCTCATGGACaaccttgtctgcacatgactaatCTTGAGAGTTCAcggctgttcagccaccttcaggtacagtgggggtccccggtctctggcacctttattttgggggtcgcgggctgtaaaggttgagagccactgctttaAACAGGGACGAAACAAACCACTACACCAGCATGCACTCCTGACAGCTACTTCTGCTCTTCAATCAGCCGCCTTCCACCGTGACGCTCACTGGAGGCGGGTCACCTTCATTACAcaattgtttgttttacaaaaatatcGAGCAGCTCTGTGTTTCATCTTCACGCCGAATTATGTAATAGCTTATATTGATGTAATAGCAATATTTGATTATGCTGtaaaagttttgcaaattggatatgacgAAAGGGAACTGTAAGTTAGCATTTTTGGTTAAGGAGTCTGGTGTAGCATGCGCTCACGTGACAGCCTTTCTCAGCAGTATTCTGCTATCCAGCCGAGCTAACTGAGTTGTCCCATGAAAACGGTAATGATATGAGGCAGAGTTCTCACCGTGAGCCCCGTATGCCCCCGCAGCCACGGCAGAAGCCCCGGACAGAGCTGCTAACCTCCGGACAACAACAGTAGCAGTCATGTTTGCTAGCTGCGCGACGATCCGACAGGCGGAAGACTAACAGAAGTGGTGCCTTCACTGTCTCGGTTAAAGCTCCGACATTTACGTATCCCTGCAAAGCGCCATGTCGTCGGCGGGCAGTTGGCTGGAAAGAAAACATAACACATCGGCAACTTGAACATAAACACGGTAtgttattaaattaaaattaccCGACAGAGTGCACACGACATATAAAATTCAAACCTACGTACCGTGAGCTATCTCAAGACTAAGAACGAAGTTTCACGTTTCCACATTCTATGAAGTACGACATTCCACTCGGTCATTGAAAGCAGCACGGCCAAGAAGTGTCACTGGTTCAACCTGAGGACCTGGCTGCTCCAGGACAGCTGTTATCCATTTGGAGGCTTGACCCAACAT
This genomic stretch from Cheilinus undulatus linkage group 22, ASM1832078v1, whole genome shotgun sequence harbors:
- the tmem256 gene encoding transmembrane protein 256 — encoded protein: MTATVVVRRLAALSGASAVAAGAYGAHGFKNSDPDDYQMVLFETANKYHFYHSLALLGAAHSGKPAVAGALLIAGMGMFCGSLYHQALTGDPGLRKVAPMGGMAMIAGWLAIIL